A region from the Desulfoglaeba alkanexedens ALDC genome encodes:
- a CDS encoding type IV toxin-antitoxin system AbiEi family antitoxin domain-containing protein, translating to MKHDEFFRKHPVFTGEELAQHLSSHGDVGGRAQEALLAYHRKAGHVVRVRRGLYAVIPPGADTDSYPVDPFLVAAKLTPDSVLSHHTALEFHGKAYSVYTHITYSASRPLGPLTFRSHVFRGTRFPHTLLRAGKVHVGVSTPERAGMELRVASLERTLVDVLDRPDLSGSWEEIWRSLESVEFFDLDKVVEYALLLGNATTGAKVGFFLEQHREPLMVEDRHLKALHDLRPRQPHYLDRAKRTSGRLVSKWNLVVPREVLERAWGEVL from the coding sequence ATGAAACATGATGAGTTCTTCCGAAAGCACCCGGTTTTCACCGGAGAGGAACTGGCCCAACATCTGTCGTCCCATGGTGACGTCGGCGGGCGGGCCCAGGAGGCGCTCCTGGCGTACCACCGGAAGGCCGGACACGTCGTTCGGGTACGCCGCGGATTGTATGCCGTCATCCCGCCGGGAGCGGACACCGATTCGTATCCGGTCGATCCGTTCCTCGTCGCCGCGAAGCTGACGCCGGATTCGGTGTTGTCGCACCATACGGCGCTGGAGTTTCACGGAAAGGCTTACTCGGTTTATACACACATCACGTACTCGGCATCGCGCCCGCTTGGACCTCTGACGTTCCGCTCCCATGTTTTCCGGGGAACGAGGTTCCCACACACTCTCCTCCGCGCGGGAAAAGTCCACGTCGGCGTTTCGACCCCAGAGCGCGCCGGAATGGAGCTACGGGTCGCGAGCCTGGAGCGGACCTTGGTGGACGTCCTGGATCGTCCGGACCTTTCGGGAAGCTGGGAGGAAATCTGGCGGTCGCTGGAGTCGGTCGAGTTCTTCGACCTCGACAAGGTCGTGGAGTACGCGCTCCTGCTCGGAAACGCGACCACCGGGGCGAAGGTGGGGTTCTTTCTCGAACAGCACCGCGAACCGTTGATGGTGGAGGACCGTCACCTCAAGGCCCTTCACGATCTGCGGCCCCGGCAACCGCATTATCTGGACCGAGCCAAGCGGACATCCGGTCGCCTCGTATCGAAATGGAACCTGGTAGTTCCAAGGGAAGTGCTCGAACGGGCATGGGGGGAGGTACTATGA
- a CDS encoding helix-turn-helix domain-containing protein produces MDEKPGDVLTIEELAAYLKIPKSTLYKLVREGKIPSQKIGRHWRFRKGAIDHWLEETRANEPGSGGDR; encoded by the coding sequence ATGGATGAAAAACCAGGTGACGTACTGACCATCGAAGAGTTGGCCGCCTACCTGAAAATACCGAAGTCGACGCTCTACAAGCTCGTTCGGGAAGGCAAGATCCCCTCCCAGAAAATCGGCCGGCACTGGCGTTTCAGAAAAGGAGCCATTGACCACTGGCTTGAAGAAACGCGAGCAAACGAGCCCGGTTCAGGAGGAGATCGCTAA
- the brxF gene encoding BREX-3 system P-loop-containing protein BrxF — protein MAKPLGDRVIRRIGQAAELYHRLVILVAPAGSGKTAALQDVHERTAAPLVNVNLELSRRMLELTERRRALQLPRLLAEIVGASAADVVLLDNVEVLFDVSLKQDPLRLLQGLSRNKTVVAAWSGEIRTEGRGLRTESEVDPDSSLITQSSSLYLVYATPDHPEFRRYPIRDFLVVSPGVAA, from the coding sequence ATGGCGAAACCACTCGGCGACAGAGTCATACGAAGAATTGGACAGGCTGCCGAGCTGTACCACCGGCTTGTCATCCTGGTGGCCCCGGCCGGTTCGGGCAAGACCGCCGCGCTCCAGGATGTTCATGAGCGTACGGCGGCTCCTCTGGTCAATGTGAACCTCGAACTGTCTCGGCGCATGCTCGAACTCACCGAGCGCCGGCGGGCGTTGCAGTTGCCCCGCCTCCTCGCGGAGATCGTGGGCGCATCCGCAGCCGATGTGGTTCTTCTGGACAACGTCGAGGTCCTCTTCGATGTCTCGCTCAAGCAGGACCCGTTGCGGCTCCTGCAGGGGCTCTCCCGAAACAAAACGGTGGTCGCGGCCTGGAGCGGAGAAATTAGGACTGAGGGACGAGGACTGAGGACTGAGTCAGAAGTTGATCCCGACTCATCGCTCATCACTCAGTCCTCATCACTCTATCTGGTCTATGCGACGCCGGACCACCCGGAGTTCAGGCGCTATCCGATACGCGATTTTTTGGTGGTAAGTCCGGGAGTGGCTGCATGA